The following coding sequences lie in one Pirellulales bacterium genomic window:
- a CDS encoding response regulator transcription factor: MTRPKNRAAESKQPLAPKARVLIVDDHELVRQGLRALISSDPGLEVCGEAPDLANAMQLARKWNPNIVVVDVSLGDTNGLDLVRLLRKHCPDSKTIVSTMHEEKVYGERALRAGAHGYVCKQDPAGTVLKAIRQVLDGRLAFGEELTNRVLQRAMNEHGQVEESPISTLSDRELEVFRLIGQGLKAHEIAKRLHVSPSTLDTYRSRLKTKLNAGSGAELTRQAVQWVLENP; encoded by the coding sequence ATGACGAGACCTAAAAACCGCGCCGCCGAATCCAAGCAGCCGCTCGCCCCCAAGGCCCGCGTGTTGATCGTCGACGACCATGAATTGGTTCGGCAGGGTCTGCGCGCCCTGATTTCGAGTGACCCCGGTTTGGAGGTCTGCGGCGAAGCGCCGGATCTGGCGAACGCCATGCAATTGGCCCGCAAATGGAATCCCAACATCGTGGTCGTGGACGTTTCGCTAGGCGATACCAATGGACTCGACCTTGTCCGATTGCTTCGAAAACATTGCCCGGACTCGAAGACGATCGTCTCCACGATGCACGAAGAGAAGGTCTACGGCGAGCGCGCCTTGCGAGCGGGGGCACATGGTTACGTATGCAAGCAAGACCCGGCGGGGACGGTCTTGAAGGCCATTCGTCAGGTGCTCGACGGCAGGCTCGCCTTCGGCGAGGAGTTGACGAATCGCGTATTGCAGCGCGCGATGAACGAACATGGGCAAGTCGAAGAATCTCCCATATCAACCCTTTCCGACCGCGAGTTGGAGGTGTTTCGATTGATCGGACAGGGTTTAAAGGCTCACGAGATCGCCAAGCGGCTTCATGTCAGCCCGAGCACACTCGATACCTATCGCAGCCGCTTGAAGACCAAGCTGAACGCCGGAAGCGGCGCCGAACTCACCCGCCAGGCCGTGCAATGGGTGCTGGAGAATCCCTGA